From Nicotiana tabacum cultivar K326 chromosome 22, ASM71507v2, whole genome shotgun sequence, one genomic window encodes:
- the LOC107774081 gene encoding 3-oxoacyl-[acyl-carrier-protein] reductase, chloroplastic-like produces MACPLHIFERKKSKCMKERCVFQFFSPFDIPDYHAIKRIYGSNAFGRMLTMVVPDERKAEAIRCIAEEARCRIRDPVGGAFREMELLKMAKPTSTHSSVNSYHQELILGAGFTERIGTGGVRAPVETTEQAGVDAAAKVEGPVVIVTETSRGIGKAIALALGKAGCKVLVNYAISSKDAEEVSKEIEACGGEAFTFVGNISKQEDVESMIKTVVGRWGTVDILINNAGVTRDTLLMRMNQSQWQEVIEFSLTGVFLCTQAAAKIMMKKKKV; encoded by the exons ATGGCCTGTCCACTTCACATTTTCGAAAGAAAAAAGAGTAAGTGTATGAAAGAACGGTGTGTCTTTCAGTTCTTTTCACCTTTTGACATCCCTGATTATCATGCAATCAAAAGAATCTATGGGAGCAACGCTTTTGGGCGGATGTTAACTATGGTGGTGCCGGACGAAAGGAAGGCGGAGGCCATACGATGCATCGCTGAGGAAGCGCGATGTCGCATTCGAGACCCAGTTGGCGGCGCGTTCAGAGAGATGGAACTTCTGAAAATGGC TAAACCAACCAGCACGCATTCTAGCGTAAATTCCTATCATCAAGAACTCATTCTTGGCGCTGGGTTTACCGAAAGAATCGGCACAGGAG GTGTGAGAGCTCCGGTGGAAACCACTGAACAAGCTGGAGTTGATGCTGCTGCAAAAGTTGAAGGTCCTGTCGTTATTGTCACGGAAACTTCTAGAGGAATCGGCAAGGCAATTGCTTTGGCTTTGGGAAAGGCTGGTTGTAAG GTCCTAGTTAACTATGCAATATCTTCAAAGGACGCAGAAGAAGTTTCCAAAGAG aTTGAAGCATGTGGTGGCGAAGCCTTTACTTTTGTAGGCAACATTTCAAAACAAGAAGATGTAGAATCCATGATAAAAACT GTGGTTGGTCGATGGGGAACAGTTGATATCTTGATAAATAATGCAG GTGTCACGCGTGATACCTTGTTGATGAGAATGAATCAGTCTCAGTGGCAGGAGGTTATTGAGTTTAGTCTGACAGGAGTTTTTCTCTGCACACAG GCTGCAGCTAAAATcatgatgaaaaagaaaaaggtataG